In Ectothiorhodosinus mongolicus, one DNA window encodes the following:
- the mutM gene encoding bifunctional DNA-formamidopyrimidine glycosylase/DNA-(apurinic or apyrimidinic site) lyase produces the protein MPELPEVETTRRGIEPHLLGRRMTHIRVYDSRLRWPVPADLPDQFRDACIHAVKRRGKYLLIDCAKHGHLLMHLGMSGSLRIQPTTAPKRKHDHAELQLDSGQCLRLHDPRRFGALLWFNPEQGDHPLLLNLGPEPLEEHFNADYLFKTARRRQVSIKALIMNSQVVVGVGNIYASEALFMAGIRPRRAAGRITRAEAQKLVDSIRSVLQEAITQGGTTLRDFLREDGSHGYFSQRLKAYGRANLPCTKCGAEIRQITQGRRSSYYCPQCQR, from the coding sequence ATGCCGGAACTACCTGAGGTCGAGACCACCCGCCGCGGCATTGAGCCGCATCTGTTGGGGCGGCGCATGACCCATATTCGCGTCTACGACTCGAGGCTGCGCTGGCCCGTGCCAGCGGATTTACCCGATCAATTCCGTGACGCCTGCATCCACGCGGTCAAACGCCGTGGCAAATACCTGTTGATCGATTGCGCCAAGCACGGCCATTTGCTGATGCATCTGGGTATGTCCGGCAGCCTGCGTATTCAGCCCACCACCGCGCCCAAACGCAAGCATGACCACGCCGAACTGCAGCTAGATTCAGGGCAATGTCTGCGGCTGCATGACCCACGCCGTTTCGGTGCCCTGCTTTGGTTTAACCCTGAACAAGGTGATCATCCGCTGCTGCTCAACCTCGGCCCCGAGCCTTTAGAGGAGCATTTCAATGCCGACTACTTGTTCAAAACCGCGCGCCGCCGCCAGGTCAGTATCAAAGCCCTGATCATGAACAGTCAGGTTGTGGTCGGTGTGGGCAATATCTACGCCTCTGAGGCCTTATTTATGGCCGGCATCCGCCCTCGGCGTGCTGCTGGGCGCATCACCCGCGCTGAAGCCCAAAAGCTCGTGGATTCGATTCGCAGCGTCCTACAAGAGGCCATCACCCAAGGGGGTACGACCCTAAGGGATTTCCTTAGGGAAGATGGCTCACATGGCTACTTCTCGCAAAGGCTCAAAGCCTATGGGCGCGCCAATTTGCCTTGCACTAAGTGTGGCGCCGAGATTCGTCAGATCACTCAGGGCAGACGCTCAAGCTACTACTGCCCGCAATGCCAGCGCTAA
- the mgtE gene encoding magnesium transporter: MDSSHLHDLEHVLECLAAADLSGVRARLDEMRIQDIAAVLAELDVAERRDVFRLLPLGRRVDVFSYLEHGQQMQLLEQISVGEGRYLLSEMLPDDLTALLEELPQPEVRRLLRMLPFRSIRRALTLLGYPEDSCGRLMTTAVVSVRPEWTMAQALDHLRLQAERGETVNLVYVTNEDGVLQGVLPLKYFLRRESEQLVSDLMTTSVIAIDAHEPQEEALHMIRHYDLTALPVVDEDQELLGIVTVDDVLDVEEEETTEDFQRMGSLGVLNLSLRDASPALLYRKRVGWLLILIAINMIGGVVIAGHGDAIEALVVLVFFLPLIIAGGGNAGTQSSTLMVRSLATGDVEPSDWLKLWGKELLVATALGVTMAVAVSALGFWRGGMDVAVLIALAMLLVVVVGSMLGMLLPFVLSRFKMDPATASAPLVTSIADVAGISIYFSLAAMILGIV, encoded by the coding sequence ATGGACTCCTCGCATCTCCACGATCTAGAACACGTACTTGAGTGTTTGGCCGCCGCTGACCTCAGCGGTGTGCGGGCGCGCTTGGATGAGATGCGCATTCAGGATATTGCCGCGGTTTTAGCGGAATTGGATGTCGCCGAACGTCGCGATGTATTTCGGCTGCTGCCGTTGGGCCGACGTGTGGATGTGTTTTCCTACCTCGAGCATGGTCAGCAGATGCAGTTGCTGGAGCAAATCTCGGTTGGTGAGGGGCGTTATCTGCTCTCGGAGATGTTGCCCGACGACCTGACCGCTCTACTTGAGGAATTGCCGCAGCCGGAAGTGCGCCGTTTGTTGCGCATGCTGCCGTTCCGCTCGATTCGTCGCGCACTGACTTTATTAGGCTATCCGGAGGATAGTTGTGGCCGCCTGATGACCACGGCTGTGGTGAGTGTGCGCCCCGAGTGGACCATGGCCCAAGCCTTGGATCACTTGCGTCTTCAAGCCGAGCGCGGCGAGACCGTGAATCTGGTGTATGTCACCAATGAGGACGGCGTGTTGCAGGGTGTCTTGCCACTGAAATATTTTCTGCGCCGTGAGTCGGAGCAGCTGGTCTCCGATTTGATGACGACCTCAGTGATCGCTATCGATGCGCATGAGCCTCAGGAAGAGGCGCTGCATATGATCCGCCACTATGACCTGACGGCATTGCCGGTCGTGGATGAGGACCAAGAACTTCTGGGGATTGTGACCGTTGACGATGTGTTGGACGTGGAGGAGGAAGAAACCACCGAGGATTTCCAGCGCATGGGCAGTTTGGGCGTTTTGAACCTCAGTTTACGCGATGCCTCGCCGGCGCTTTTATACCGTAAGCGGGTGGGCTGGCTGCTCATTTTAATTGCCATCAATATGATCGGTGGTGTCGTGATTGCGGGTCATGGCGACGCCATTGAGGCGCTGGTGGTGTTGGTGTTTTTCCTGCCCTTGATTATTGCGGGCGGAGGTAATGCCGGGACGCAGTCATCCACCTTGATGGTGCGTTCTTTGGCCACCGGTGATGTCGAGCCCAGCGACTGGTTGAAGCTGTGGGGTAAAGAGCTGTTGGTGGCCACGGCCTTGGGGGTGACCATGGCGGTGGCTGTTTCTGCATTGGGATTTTGGCGCGGGGGCATGGACGTTGCGGTGCTGATTGCTCTGGCCATGCTGCTGGTGGTGGTTGTGGGCAGTATGCTCGGTATGCTGCTGCCCTTTGTTTTATCGCGTTTCAAGATGGATCCGGCTACAGCCAGTGCGCCTTTAGTGACCTCGATTGCCGACGTCGCCGGTATCAGTATTTATTTCAGCCTAGCTGCCATGATTTTGGGGATCGTGTGA
- a CDS encoding outer membrane protein assembly factor BamD has translation MSAMRLVIIALLSLTLISGCSSWRSDPTRDWSASQLYEEAKSALNRGSYDRAVELYETLEARFPFGRHAQQAQLEIAYAYYKAQEPEMAIAAIDRFLQINPRHPHVDYAYYLRGLTNFERDLSFINRWIPQDQSRRDAAPLRDAFEDFGNLVRNFPDSRYSQDARDRMMHLRNMLADHELYIADFYMRRGAWLAAAKRASYVIEHYDQSDAVPQALVIMVRAYRELDMNDLADDALRVLQLNFPEEAQRQRLSHLPQPHRSS, from the coding sequence ATGTCAGCTATGCGACTCGTCATTATCGCCTTACTTAGCCTCACGCTCATCTCGGGCTGCAGCTCTTGGCGCTCAGACCCCACCCGAGATTGGTCCGCCAGCCAGCTTTATGAAGAGGCCAAATCCGCTTTGAATCGGGGCAGTTATGATCGCGCCGTGGAGCTTTATGAAACGCTGGAAGCGCGGTTTCCCTTCGGCCGCCACGCCCAACAAGCTCAGCTGGAAATCGCCTATGCCTATTACAAGGCGCAAGAACCTGAAATGGCGATTGCCGCCATTGACCGTTTCCTGCAGATTAACCCACGCCACCCGCATGTGGACTATGCCTATTATCTGCGCGGCCTCACCAACTTTGAGCGCGATCTGAGTTTTATTAATCGTTGGATCCCACAGGATCAGTCCCGCCGCGATGCTGCGCCGCTGCGCGATGCTTTCGAGGATTTTGGCAATCTTGTGCGCAACTTCCCCGACAGCCGCTATAGCCAGGACGCGCGTGATCGCATGATGCATCTGCGCAACATGCTGGCCGATCATGAACTCTACATCGCTGACTTTTATATGCGGCGCGGCGCTTGGTTGGCTGCCGCCAAGCGAGCCAGCTATGTCATCGAGCATTATGATCAAAGTGATGCCGTCCCTCAGGCACTGGTGATTATGGTTCGCGCCTACCGGGAACTGGATATGAATGATCTGGCGGATGATGCTTTACGGGTTTTACAGCTAAACTTCCCTGAAGAGGCGCAGCGTCAACGACTCAGTCATCTTCCGCAGCCGCACCGCTCTAGCTAG
- a CDS encoding MFS transporter yields MQRARFREIFGWAMFDFANQAYTLLIITVIFGDLFTRVIVGDASDNYRLGNLLWSVALALSYLAVVITAPVAGAVMDFTQARKRFLLASYVLTVVSTTLLYFVAPGYIWLGMALIVVSNFAYAIGESFIASFLTDLGPRDALGWISGFGWALGYVGGLVATVFALLLLGEVSLENFERIRWVGPFAGLFFLVSALPTFIWLRDRGRQRRLAGDPRRYWVMGYRRVRQTLRDLAAFRDLSILMISVFFAMAGIYIVISFTFIYGAQVIGWDESVRVTMFVLVQITAALGALGFGFLQDRLGARRVYLATLALWVVAVTLIFATPWLGRWLPYEAQHVFLVVGCVAGLCLGSAQSAGRALVGVLAPTKRVGELFGFWGLAGKLAAIFGILGLGLLQWAMGLHAAILFCAVLFALAFISVLFLDEDRGRGIAEAADR; encoded by the coding sequence ATGCAGCGAGCGCGTTTTAGAGAAATCTTCGGTTGGGCGATGTTTGATTTCGCCAATCAGGCTTATACGCTGTTGATTATCACCGTGATTTTTGGCGACTTATTCACTCGCGTGATAGTCGGTGATGCCTCTGATAATTATCGCTTGGGCAATCTCCTGTGGAGTGTCGCTCTGGCGCTGAGTTATCTGGCGGTGGTGATTACCGCGCCGGTGGCTGGGGCGGTGATGGATTTTACGCAAGCGCGTAAACGGTTTTTGCTCGCCAGTTATGTGTTGACTGTGGTGTCCACCACACTGCTGTATTTTGTCGCCCCCGGCTATATCTGGCTGGGCATGGCCCTGATTGTGGTCTCTAATTTTGCCTACGCCATTGGTGAGTCATTTATTGCCAGTTTCCTGACGGATTTGGGGCCTAGAGACGCCTTAGGCTGGATCTCGGGCTTTGGTTGGGCTTTGGGCTATGTTGGGGGCTTGGTGGCTACGGTGTTTGCCTTGTTATTGCTGGGCGAAGTGAGCTTGGAGAACTTCGAGCGGATTCGTTGGGTGGGGCCATTCGCGGGCCTCTTCTTCTTGGTTTCGGCGTTGCCCACGTTTATATGGCTGAGGGATCGTGGTCGCCAGCGACGTTTGGCTGGAGATCCGCGGCGCTACTGGGTGATGGGATATCGGCGGGTGCGCCAGACTCTGAGAGACCTAGCGGCTTTTCGCGATTTAAGTATTCTCATGATCTCGGTCTTCTTTGCCATGGCTGGCATCTACATCGTCATCTCCTTCACTTTTATTTATGGGGCACAGGTGATTGGCTGGGATGAGTCGGTGCGCGTGACCATGTTTGTTTTGGTGCAAATTACCGCGGCCTTGGGTGCTTTGGGTTTTGGTTTTTTGCAGGACAGGCTGGGCGCGCGGCGCGTCTATCTAGCGACCTTGGCGCTCTGGGTGGTCGCTGTGACCCTGATTTTTGCCACGCCATGGCTGGGCCGCTGGCTGCCTTATGAAGCCCAACATGTGTTTCTGGTGGTGGGTTGTGTGGCGGGCTTGTGTTTGGGATCAGCGCAATCGGCAGGGCGCGCTTTAGTGGGCGTTTTGGCGCCGACTAAGCGTGTGGGTGAGTTGTTTGGCTTTTGGGGTTTGGCGGGCAAGTTGGCGGCGATTTTCGGGATTTTGGGTTTGGGTTTACTGCAATGGGCGATGGGTTTGCATGCCGCGATCTTGTTCTGCGCGGTGTTGTTCGCTCTGGCCTTTATCAGCGTGCTTTTTCTTGACGAGGATCGTGGTCGTGGCATTGCGGAGGCAGCAGACCGATGA
- a CDS encoding nitroreductase family protein has protein sequence MWDFFQTVRHRHSIRRYQKDMPVEAEKLHAILETAVTGPSAGDLQSYRIICVQDEGLRQKLAEAANGQSFVADAPVCLVFCTDTQRAAQEYGERGRTLFAVQDATIAAAYAQLATVAAGMASTWVGFFDEQAVAKLLNLEAGITPVALMCVGYPAEIPTASPRRRLDEVISHR, from the coding sequence ATGTGGGACTTCTTTCAAACCGTCAGACATCGCCACTCCATCCGGCGCTACCAAAAAGACATGCCGGTTGAAGCGGAGAAACTGCATGCCATTTTAGAGACTGCCGTGACCGGACCTTCAGCGGGGGATCTGCAGTCCTACCGCATCATCTGCGTCCAAGACGAGGGCCTTCGCCAGAAACTGGCGGAAGCGGCTAACGGCCAAAGTTTCGTCGCCGATGCGCCGGTCTGTTTAGTGTTTTGTACCGATACGCAGCGAGCCGCCCAAGAATATGGAGAACGCGGCCGCACGCTGTTTGCAGTGCAAGATGCCACCATCGCCGCAGCCTATGCACAGTTAGCCACCGTTGCCGCCGGCATGGCCTCGACCTGGGTGGGGTTCTTTGATGAGCAAGCCGTCGCCAAACTGCTGAATTTGGAAGCGGGAATCACGCCCGTGGCCCTGATGTGCGTCGGTTATCCGGCAGAAATACCCACGGCCTCGCCGCGGCGCCGGCTCGATGAAGTGATCAGCCACCGCTAA
- the coaD gene encoding pantetheine-phosphate adenylyltransferase yields MQVSVVYPGTFDPITKGHIDIVRRALRLFDRVIVAVAANPGKQPVFSLEQRCEMARDALKGMNGVEVTGFSGLLAEFAKEQNAQVLLRGLRAVSDFEHEFQLASMNRKLSPQLETMFLTPAEEYAYVSSSLVREIAMLGGDVSCFVPDGVQAALKQRFR; encoded by the coding sequence ATGCAGGTCAGTGTGGTTTATCCCGGCACGTTTGATCCCATTACTAAGGGGCATATTGATATTGTGCGGCGGGCCTTGCGTTTGTTTGATCGGGTGATTGTGGCCGTCGCTGCCAATCCTGGTAAGCAGCCGGTCTTCAGCCTTGAACAGCGCTGCGAGATGGCTCGTGATGCCTTAAAAGGGATGAATGGAGTGGAGGTCACGGGATTTAGTGGCTTGCTGGCGGAGTTTGCCAAAGAGCAAAACGCGCAGGTTCTGCTGCGTGGCTTACGCGCGGTTTCTGACTTTGAACATGAATTTCAGCTGGCGAGTATGAATCGCAAGTTGTCGCCGCAGTTGGAGACGATGTTTCTCACCCCGGCTGAGGAGTATGCCTATGTGTCCTCAAGTCTGGTGCGGGAAATTGCTATGTTGGGTGGTGATGTCTCATGCTTTGTACCTGACGGGGTACAGGCTGCATTGAAACAGCGTTTTCGTTAG
- a CDS encoding PA2778 family cysteine peptidase — MRVLTHASPRCGLAFLSLLGLLLLSGCAGTPQTRALTQSPPPQLADRIELTQTPFFPQEQYQCGPAALATVLNHQGYRVSDTALVDEIYVPARQGSLQTEILAAVRSRDLMAYVLEPQLESLLKEVASGRPVLVMQNLGVSLFPVWHYAVVIGYDLPEQRIILRSGLNERHINSFKTFERTWRRANRWAIIITDPNEINASAQVLPWLRTASGLEQTGRLKAATSAYQSAMHRWPEQPIAWIGLANTQVAAGDTQAAEAALRDLVAQHPHNAPGWNNLANVLLLHGCAMPALNAAQCAIRLQPEHPSFQETLRAVSRQPEMSEPEHCSATPPCPLR; from the coding sequence GTGCGTGTTTTGACTCATGCCAGCCCACGCTGTGGGCTGGCTTTTTTATCTCTGCTGGGCCTACTACTGCTCAGCGGCTGCGCTGGCACGCCACAAACCCGGGCGCTCACTCAGTCACCGCCGCCACAGCTAGCCGATCGAATCGAGCTGACACAAACGCCTTTCTTTCCCCAAGAACAATATCAATGTGGACCCGCAGCGCTGGCCACCGTGCTCAATCACCAAGGATATAGAGTCAGCGATACGGCTCTAGTCGATGAAATTTATGTGCCAGCGCGCCAAGGTTCGCTACAAACAGAAATCCTCGCTGCGGTACGCAGTCGCGACTTAATGGCTTATGTGCTGGAGCCTCAACTGGAATCCCTATTAAAAGAAGTCGCCAGCGGCCGACCGGTGCTGGTGATGCAAAACCTCGGCGTGAGCCTTTTCCCCGTTTGGCACTACGCTGTGGTGATCGGTTACGACCTGCCCGAGCAACGCATCATCCTGCGCTCGGGTCTCAATGAACGCCACATCAATAGTTTTAAGACCTTCGAGCGCACATGGCGACGCGCCAACCGTTGGGCCATCATCATCACTGACCCCAATGAAATTAATGCCAGTGCCCAAGTTTTGCCTTGGCTGCGCACCGCCTCGGGTCTAGAGCAAACGGGGCGCCTTAAAGCCGCGACATCAGCTTACCAAAGCGCCATGCATCGCTGGCCCGAACAACCGATTGCTTGGATTGGTCTAGCCAACACACAAGTAGCGGCGGGAGACACTCAGGCTGCTGAAGCGGCGTTGCGCGATCTGGTGGCACAACATCCCCACAATGCGCCTGGGTGGAACAATCTGGCCAATGTGTTGTTACTGCATGGCTGCGCGATGCCAGCCCTCAACGCCGCTCAATGTGCCATCAGGCTGCAGCCCGAACACCCGAGCTTTCAGGAAACACTGCGTGCGGTCAGTCGACAACCGGAAATGTCCGAACCTGAGCACTGCTCAGCCACGCCACCCTGCCCCCTGAGATAA
- the rluD gene encoding 23S rRNA pseudouridine(1911/1915/1917) synthase RluD, with translation MSKTRIQLQTLIPEDFSGQRLDSVLAQLFSDYSRSRLQQWIQAGEVLLDGRTPRVRDKVLGGEQVLIDAAQDVAVSEDVAQPLPLDLIYEDEHLLVIHKPAGLVVHPAVGHPQGTLVNALLHYAPELASLPRAGIVHRLDKETSGLLVVARTLRAHTDLVRQLQARSVSREYLALVQGEMISGGTVDEPIGRHPVDRKRMAVVANGREAITHYRVEQRYSGFTLLRVKLETGRTHQIRVHMAHIRYPIVGDPTYGGRLRLPAGLSEAAITQLQQLRRQALHAARLGLVHPETGEALVCEAPLPDDFAQLLPCLDAKE, from the coding sequence ATGAGCAAGACACGTATCCAGCTGCAGACCTTGATCCCCGAAGACTTCTCGGGACAGCGACTGGATAGCGTGTTAGCCCAGCTATTTTCAGACTATTCGCGCAGTCGCCTGCAACAGTGGATACAAGCGGGTGAAGTGTTGCTGGATGGGCGTACCCCAAGGGTTCGCGATAAGGTGCTGGGGGGTGAGCAGGTGTTGATTGATGCCGCTCAGGATGTGGCCGTCAGCGAGGATGTGGCTCAGCCTTTGCCGCTTGACTTGATCTACGAAGATGAACATCTCTTGGTGATTCACAAGCCAGCGGGGTTGGTGGTGCATCCTGCCGTAGGACATCCGCAAGGCACGTTAGTGAACGCCTTGTTGCACTACGCGCCGGAGTTAGCGAGTTTGCCGCGGGCCGGGATAGTGCATCGCTTGGATAAGGAGACTTCGGGTCTTTTGGTGGTGGCGCGAACTCTGCGCGCCCACACCGATTTGGTGCGCCAGCTGCAGGCGCGTAGCGTCAGCCGTGAATATCTGGCCCTGGTGCAGGGCGAGATGATCTCCGGTGGTACGGTGGATGAGCCGATTGGTCGTCACCCTGTAGATCGCAAGCGGATGGCAGTTGTCGCCAATGGTCGGGAAGCCATTACCCATTATCGTGTCGAGCAGCGCTATTCGGGTTTCACTTTGTTGCGGGTCAAACTGGAGACAGGGCGTACCCACCAAATCCGCGTGCATATGGCGCATATTCGTTATCCCATTGTGGGTGATCCGACCTATGGTGGGCGGCTACGCTTGCCTGCCGGCTTGTCGGAGGCGGCGATTACGCAGTTGCAGCAGTTGCGACGACAGGCCTTGCATGCCGCTCGCTTAGGTCTGGTGCACCCTGAGACGGGCGAAGCCTTAGTATGTGAGGCGCCACTGCCGGATGATTTCGCGCAACTGCTGCCCTGCTTAGATGCAAAAGAGTGA
- the mgtE gene encoding magnesium transporter yields the protein MSESLSVEQLSKHLEAGDWQILHAHLDVLQDQDLAELVAELDRRHWVVLFRTLPQERAADVFSYFSEDQQQGIMLDLNDDERAALLAELSFDDAAAVIHRLPEELARDLMSLLPDKDRWVIKSLLAYPVDSAGRRMTPEFIALRSEWTLAQALDHVREKYEESETVNVAFVTDEDGRLLGVVKLKDLLLGAAKRQVGSLMRTDVIHVQTRADQEEAVQLIRRYDLEVLPVVDEREILVGIITVDDVMDVTEEETTEDFLRMGSVGVGPLMLNLKDAGMQLLYRKRVGWLLILILVNLVSGAAIALFETAIEMVVALVFFLPLVIASGGNAGTQASTLMVRSLATGDVQLRDWWSLWAKELLVSVALGFTLGLAIWGAAAWLGGPDVGLAVAIAMVLVVIVGSMVGLLLPLILTRLKMDPATASAPLVTSIADVGGILVYFGVATAILQLQV from the coding sequence ATGAGCGAGTCCCTGAGTGTAGAACAACTGAGTAAGCACCTCGAAGCCGGTGATTGGCAGATCCTGCATGCGCATCTGGATGTATTGCAGGATCAGGATCTAGCGGAACTGGTTGCTGAGCTGGATCGTCGTCATTGGGTGGTTCTATTTCGCACTTTGCCGCAGGAGCGGGCAGCCGATGTGTTCTCTTATTTCAGTGAGGATCAGCAGCAAGGCATCATGCTGGATCTCAATGATGACGAGCGGGCAGCGCTATTGGCTGAGCTCTCATTTGACGATGCGGCGGCGGTGATTCATCGCTTGCCAGAGGAGCTGGCGCGCGATTTGATGAGCTTGTTGCCCGATAAGGATCGCTGGGTCATCAAGAGCCTACTGGCCTATCCCGTGGACAGCGCGGGTCGGCGCATGACGCCGGAGTTTATCGCTTTGCGCAGCGAATGGACATTGGCTCAGGCTTTGGATCATGTGCGCGAAAAATACGAGGAAAGTGAGACCGTTAACGTGGCTTTTGTGACGGATGAGGACGGTCGGCTGCTGGGTGTGGTGAAACTCAAGGATTTGTTGTTGGGAGCGGCCAAACGGCAGGTGGGCAGTTTGATGCGCACGGATGTGATTCACGTGCAAACCCGGGCTGATCAAGAAGAAGCGGTGCAATTGATCCGTCGTTATGACCTTGAAGTCTTGCCGGTGGTGGATGAGCGCGAGATTCTCGTTGGCATCATCACGGTGGATGATGTCATGGACGTCACCGAGGAAGAGACCACTGAGGACTTTCTGCGCATGGGCAGTGTGGGTGTGGGTCCGCTGATGCTCAACCTCAAAGATGCGGGCATGCAGTTGCTGTATCGCAAGCGAGTGGGCTGGCTGCTGATTTTGATTTTGGTGAACCTCGTGAGTGGCGCCGCCATCGCTCTTTTTGAGACGGCGATTGAGATGGTTGTGGCCTTGGTATTTTTCCTGCCGTTGGTGATTGCTAGTGGCGGTAATGCTGGTACTCAGGCATCGACTCTGATGGTGCGTTCGCTAGCCACCGGCGATGTGCAATTGCGCGATTGGTGGTCGTTGTGGGCCAAGGAGCTGCTGGTATCCGTGGCTTTGGGGTTCACATTAGGACTGGCGATTTGGGGGGCGGCGGCTTGGTTGGGCGGCCCCGATGTGGGCTTGGCTGTGGCTATTGCTATGGTGCTGGTGGTGATTGTTGGCAGTATGGTGGGTTTGTTGCTGCCGCTGATTTTGACCCGTCTGAAAATGGACCCCGCTACGGCCAGTGCGCCGTTAGTTACCTCCATCGCCGATGTCGGCGGTATTCTCGTTTATTTCGGCGTGGCAACGGCTATTTTGCAGCTGCAGGTCTAG
- a CDS encoding P-II family nitrogen regulator, whose translation MKKIEAIIKPFKLEDVREALMEIGVTGLTATEVKGFGRQKGHTELYRGAEYVVDFIPKVKLEIGVDDAMVDACVEAIIKAARTGKIGDGKIFVTDLERAVRIRTGEENVDAL comes from the coding sequence ATGAAAAAAATCGAAGCGATTATCAAGCCGTTCAAGTTAGAAGATGTGCGTGAAGCTCTGATGGAAATTGGCGTCACGGGTCTGACCGCCACCGAAGTCAAAGGCTTTGGTCGACAAAAAGGCCACACCGAGCTTTATCGCGGCGCTGAGTATGTGGTGGATTTCATCCCTAAAGTGAAGCTGGAGATCGGTGTGGATGACGCCATGGTCGATGCCTGTGTTGAGGCCATAATCAAGGCGGCGCGCACCGGCAAGATCGGCGATGGCAAGATTTTTGTGACCGATTTGGAGCGTGCTGTGCGGATTCGCACAGGTGAGGAGAACGTCGACGCGCTTTAG
- a CDS encoding DUF6627 family protein, with protein MPRFLLTTRSFLVALVFFAVAAAPASASMLGTEQLLMAEQVAQDRAALIAEFSRDEVAERLTAQGIDPSWAAERVARMTDAEIQELQARMDELPAGASALGAVAAVFLIMVLLDAFGVTDIFSFVQPVR; from the coding sequence ATGCCACGTTTTCTTTTGACCACCCGTTCTTTCCTAGTCGCTTTAGTATTTTTTGCTGTGGCCGCGGCGCCGGCCAGTGCCAGTATGCTGGGCACTGAACAGCTGCTCATGGCAGAACAAGTCGCTCAGGACCGCGCTGCGCTGATTGCCGAATTTAGTCGCGACGAAGTCGCTGAGCGTCTGACCGCACAGGGTATTGATCCCTCTTGGGCTGCCGAGCGTGTGGCGCGCATGACCGATGCTGAAATCCAGGAATTGCAGGCGCGCATGGATGAGCTTCCTGCTGGCGCCAGCGCTCTGGGTGCTGTTGCCGCGGTGTTCCTGATCATGGTGCTGCTCGATGCTTTTGGTGTTACCGACATCTTCTCCTTCGTCCAGCCGGTCCGCTAA
- a CDS encoding YfhL family 4Fe-4S dicluster ferredoxin gives MALMITDECINCDVCEPECPNGAISPGEEIYVIDSGLCTECVGHFETAQCVEVCPVDCIISDPDNKESQDVLMAKYERLTAV, from the coding sequence ATGGCCTTGATGATTACCGATGAGTGCATCAACTGCGATGTCTGCGAACCAGAATGCCCTAATGGTGCGATCTCGCCTGGCGAAGAGATTTATGTGATTGATTCGGGGCTTTGCACCGAATGTGTGGGTCACTTTGAGACGGCCCAGTGTGTGGAAGTCTGTCCGGTGGATTGCATTATCTCTGACCCCGACAATAAAGAGTCGCAAGATGTTTTGATGGCTAAATATGAGCGCCTGACCGCTGTTTGA